One part of the Lotus japonicus ecotype B-129 chromosome 2, LjGifu_v1.2 genome encodes these proteins:
- the LOC130736703 gene encoding uncharacterized protein LOC130736703, with protein MNKRKRVVAESDAEAAVLPPKKVKRSSSIDPAPGVAGSDEASPGVAPLPTTDDLVPGSNDDAVPPSPPKRSQKSKKVNPDPAGKSGVETSSPQKLKKKRKKGKKPPDGEAPAPHLAGEETSKPLGGAESSPCPEGVSVGQQLPEDSPQVIPSSGQVGADPAGVSSARPVSPQDEGASPQASPVFCPPSPETNRATTGDQTRSSSSQQPSTIDFMLSNAFLGNMRAAEIPDLDIAAQEALTHLLRAGCLFDQLSQDSASSAEVEKLQQEVEGYRAATQEAHNEWDKLQTQVVAQTRKLTDVGVDMNYHEEDLTACKERTDDLELDWYELQQEVKAKTETINASRAACIVQGKEIAFLQSELGAANEALADVRSQLEVENQALADMDSKIKTSQARLVADVAAEVVEERGRDFFLAKAHVQHLYPGINLDGMGAFKKITSHGLVGLDDSPGFTAERFAAAEIEREKSSM; from the coding sequence ATGAACAAGAGGAAACGCGTCGTCGCCGAATCTGACGCCGAGGCTGCCGTTCTTCCGCCAAAGAAGGTCAAAAGATCTTCTTCAATTGATCCTGCTCCAGGTGTCGCTGGGTCTGATGAGGCTTCACCGGGCGTCGCCCCATTGCCCACAACTGACGATCTGGTTCCTGGATCCAATGATGATGCCGTTCCGCCTTCTCCTCCGAAGAGGTCCCAGAAATCCAAAAAGGTTAACCCCGATCCAGCGGGAAAATCTGGGGTCGAGACTTCCTCGCCtcagaagttgaaaaagaagagaaagaaaggtaAGAAACCTCCAGATGGCGAAGCACCTGCCCCACACCTGGCGGGCGAAGAGACTTCAAAGCCCTTGGGCGGTGCTGAGTCTTCACCTTGCCCAGAAGGAGTTTCCGTTGGCCAACAACTTCCTGAAGATTCTCCCCAGGTAATTCCTTCCTCCGGTCAAGTCGGGGCGGACCCAGCTGGAGTATCCTCCGCCCGACCGGTGAGCCCTCAGGACGAAGGTGCAAGCCCCCAAGCGTCGCCAGTCTTTTGTCCCCCCAGTCCTGAAACCAACCGTGCTACTACTGGCGACCAAACAAGATCTTCATCAAGCCAACAGCCTTCCACCATCGACTTCATGTTGTCCAACGCCTTTCTCGGCAATATGAGAGCCGCTGAGATTCCTGACCTTGACATCGCAGCGCAGGAAGCCCTCACCCACCTCTTGCGGGCGGGGTGTCTCTTCGACCAACTATCCCAAGACTCCGCTTCTTCCGCAGAAGTGGAGAAACTTCaacaagaggttgaaggttACCGTGCGGCCACGCAAGAGGCTCATAATGAATGGGACAAGTTGCAGACCCAGGTGGTAGCCCAAACGAGGAAACTGACCGACGTAGGCGTTGATATGAACTACCACGAGGAGGACCTGACTGCTTGCAAGGAAAGGAcggatgatttggagttggATTGGTATGAACTTCAGCAAGAGGTGAAGGCAAAAACGGAGACCATCAACGCCAGCAGGGCCGCTTGCATCGTTCAAGGCAAGGAGATCGCGTTCCTTCAGAGCGAGTTGGGTGCGGCGAACGAGGCCCTGGCTGATGTGAGGTCACAACTTGAGGTAGAAAACCAAGCCCTCGCGGATATGGACTCCAAAATCAAAACCTCTCAAGCCCGGTTGGTGGCTGATGTTGCTGCTGAGGTCGTGGAAGAACGTGGCCGCGATTTCTTTCTCGCCAAGGCCCATGTTCAACATCTCTACCCAGGAATTAACCTTGATGGAATGGGGGCTTTCAAGAAGATTACCTCACATGGGCTCGTTGGCCTTGACGATTCTCCAGGCTTCACCGCTGAGCGTTTCGCCGCTGCTGAAATTGAGAGGGAGAAATCGTCAATGTAA